The genome window ACTATTCGCAACAGGCAAGATATTGGGTGGGGATGCGTGTCAATCGTTCCCAAGTTGCCTATTTGGTCATTGAAGAAGTTCGCAGTCAAAAGCGTGTGGAATACGAATTAGGTAATATTATCGGCGAAATGCTTCCCGGTTTTGTGTTGCCAAAAGAAGAAAATAGCTAATTTCGATTTTCACCTGCAATCAATTTTAGGATGCCGCTATGAATTCACCATCCCATGCTTCTCCCCAACAACAACTATCGCAACTGCTGCAGCAACTCCAAACCACCGAAACCGTATTGGATTTTGACAATATCCAACTTCCCTTTCAAATTACCGATACCAGCTATCAATTGTGGCGATCGCTTTTTTCTTCAGAAAACTTACAAAAACTAGCTCAAGACGACCCAGAAACCTTAGATGCCTGGGCGATCGCGCTCATGAAAAGCTTACAAAAACAACAAGAACTCCTACAAATTTGGCTTCCCCTGCTGGCAAACCTTCCCATTCCCGAGAAACTCAAAGCCAAAATTCAAGAAAATAACGAACGCCTGCAAACCCAAGTCACCGAACAATCCCAAATCTGCCAAGCCGCCGCCGAGTTGTTGCAGCAAGAACAAAAACTGCGACAGCAAGCCGCAGAATTAGAAAACCTACGCCACCGCCAGCAAGAACTAGAAACCATTCAACAACAAGTTGCTAATATCGATTGGCAACAGTGGCGGCAAGAGATCGAAACCCAAGCCAAACAGATAGAACCGCAAAAGCAATCCCTAGAAGAATTGCAGCAAAAACAAACCGAAATCGAAAACTATCTCGCCGCGTTAAAAAACCAAAGACAGAATTTAGAACAAGACCTGGAAATTTGGCAAAATCGCGAGAAAAAGGAAGGGAGTCGAACCCAACAAACCGCCGCACAATTGCAAGAATTTATCAACAACTACCGACAGCAACTGAGCAAACCCCTCGCCGAGATGCTAGCGGATGTGGCCGAACAAAAACAAGAATTGGAACAGGTACAGCAGCAGTTGCAACAGGCAGTTGCCGATTTCAATGAATACCAAAAAGAAACGGAACGGCAAAAAAACCATTTACAAGCTCACTATCAAGCCGACGAAGCCGCCAGTCGCCTGTTGCCAGTCAACTCCCAACGAGTAAATCATCTATTACAGCAAATTCGAGACAATCTTGCGGAATTAGACAAGGAACTATCGCAAGGACATCAAATTCATAAAGAAAGCGAAAACAAACAAATTCATAGATTTGGTTCTTAAAGGTTATCCACACGGCAAAGACGCGAAAACTTCTCCCTCTTCCCCCTCCGATAAATAAAAGGTAATTTTTGCATATCTTATTTAGGATTAAAGGTATCGCCATGACTTCCCTCAACCTTGCCGAAATTTGTCCGAACAGCCGTACCCTAGGACCGGGAAATCGGTTTATCATTTGGGTACAGGGGTGTTGCTTTCGCTGTCGCGATTGTATTTCCCCGGAGTGGATTCCCCAGAAAACGGCGACTTTGGTTTCTCCCCAACGCCTGGGAGATTTGATTTTATCCACTGCCGACATTGAGGGAATTACCATTTCCGGTGGCGAACCCATGTTGCAGGCGGCAGCTTTATCGGAATTGCTGGCTTACTTGCGTTCCCATAGCGACTTGTCGGCTATTTGCTACAGTGGTTTTACTTTATCGCAGTTGCGACAAAAAAGCGATCGCGACATTGAGGCATTGTTAGCGAAACTAGATGTTCTCATCGACGGTCAGTATATTCCGGAACTCAACGACAATCGCGGCTGGCGGGGTTCGCAAAATCAAACGGTACACTTTCTCACCTCTCGCTACCGTCACCAAGCAGAAAAGTTTACCCAACGCCGCCGGGATGTGGAAATTCATATCCGGAATGAGGAGGCGTTGATGGTGGGAGTTCCTCCCCACAACTTTCGCGAAACTTTCCATCAAGCGATCGATATTAGTATAAAGCAACTCGGATTTAGGGTTGTTCAGATTTTTGTCAAATTTTTGAATGTTTGGCGTAGAATTTAGATGTCATTTTCTGATGTTTAGCGTTAGACTTCTGTCTTAGGTTGACAAGTATGATGCTCAAGTTCTAAGCTAGTATCAGTATAAAATTCAAAATATAGCCATGGATACATGTCCCATCTGTGCTGCTCATATAGAATCAGAGGAAAAACAACAGTTTTGCTCCAACTGTGACTATCCTCTTGCTTTTCCCCCTTGCTTGGGAGATATCCCAGAACCAGTTCGAGAGATTCTTAAGCAAAGAAGGGATTGGGGAGGGGGTTTATGGCGATCTTATGTAGAGCTAAAAAATCAACAAGCAGAAGACGCTCAAAAAAGAGAGCAACTACAGCAACAATTACAACAATACCAACAAGTAGCTCAGCAAAATCAACAACTCCGGCAGGAGGTCACCTCCTTACAGCAACAATNNNNNNNNNNNNNNNNNNNNNNNNNNNNNNNNNNNNNNNNNNNNNNNNNNNNNNNNNNNNNNNNNNNNNNACAACTCCGGCAGGAGGTCACCTCCTTACAGCAACAATTACAACAATACCAACAAGTAGCTCAGCAAAATCAACAACTCCGGCAACTAATTAAAAAATTACAGCATAATTCTGAAGATTGGGAATATGTAGGTTCGCCTTCTCAAAAACCTCGGTGGACCCAACAAAAAATACGAGAAATGGAAGAGAGAATTGACCAACGTAACTCTGGAGAAGATTGATAAAAAGTTGTATGAATTATAATATTTATATATCTGAAAGGTTTAAGCGTGCTGTCACTCTACATATAGTTAAAAATTTACTTCCCGATCCTCCTTTTCAAGCTCCACTACTTTTAGGTATCCATGGTCCATCTGGATATGGAAAAACTTTTCAATGTGAATGTATTTTACGGGAAATGGGGATTGAAGAATTTTTAATATCGGGTGGTCAGCTGGAAAGTGGTACAGCAGGAGAACCAGCTAAACTTGTAAGAGAGCAATATATTGCAGCTAGTCGAAGCATTCAAAAGGGAGAAAGTAAAGCGGCTGCCGTTTTAATTAATGATGTAGATACAGGTTTAGGCAACTGGGGAGAACAAGTCCAAACCACTATCAATACCCAAACGGTCTACGGTGAGTTAATGCATCTTGTAGATTATCCTACATCTGTCGAAGGAAGAAGGACAGAACGCATTCCAATTATTTTAACAGGAAATGACTTCACTAAACTATACGATCCATTAGTTCGAGCTGGTAGAATGGAAGCTTTTGAGTGGAATCCTACTGTACAAGAAAAATCCGAAATCGTATCGGGTATTTTCCCCGAACTTGAACCTAAGGATTGTCAGCAATTGGTCCATGATTTTCCCAATTGTTCTATTGCTTTTTTCTCCCATCTTCGTTCAATTATTTTAGATGATTTACTTTGGGAAAGTATTCAGACACAAGGAGGAGGTCGATATGTAATAGATCAATTAATCAGAGGATATCAATTTCCATTTGGAAAATACTTTACTACTAATATGATTTATAAAAACATTTACCTGGCTGGAAAAGAATTGTTGAATTCTGGTCAATTGGTGAACCATCTAAAAAAATAAAAGGAGAACAGAAAAATGGCTTCTACAAATACTTTCACAGCAACCAAAACATTCACTAGAATGGAATTACTTAAAATGCAGATCCGCATTGCACTCCGTAATACATCTGATATAGAAGATGAAAGTTTAAAAAATATTGTCAATCAAGGAATTGAAAAAAAATATCTTAAAAAGATTAATGTATATGGGATTGATGAAGAAAAATATTGTAGAGCTCAAATGTCCATGGAAATTGATTGGGATGAACATAACTTACAGATGTCTACAGGCAAGGTTACAGTTGCAGTGGATAAAAAATGGAAGGATGATACTGCTGTTGAAGTAGATGAAGTCGTTCAATTATTTTTGGAAGTTGTAAAATATTGGTCCCTAAAAACTCAAGTTCACTACGTTTATTCCCCTAATGTTGATACAGAGAAAGTTAACCAGGAATTGGGACTATCTCCTGCCGAAAACATTCAGTGGAAAACAGCAACAAAAGATGAAACTTCTAAAAAAATACCCAAACTTTCTGAATTGAAAGTTGGTATACGTTTAGCAGCATATGGAGATGAAACCGATAGTGGTTAATTTTCCAAAATCGCGGCTGGCGGGGTTCGCAAAATCAAACAGTTCACTTTCTCACCTCTCGCTACCGTCACCAAGCAGAAAAGTTTACCCAACGCCGCCGGGATGTGGAAATTCATATCCGGGATGAGGAGGCGTTGATGGTGGGAGTTCCTCCCCACAACTTTCGCGAAACTTTCCATCAAGCGATCGATATTAGTATAAAGCAACTCGCGTTTCAGTTTTTTAAGATTTTGGTTAAAGTTTGAAATGTCTGGCGTAGAATATGCCTATCGTTTGGTTATATTCAGCTACTCATACCATTTCTGAAAAATAATGATAGTCTTGGGGGTTCTGAATTCCCCAGTAGAGGCGCTTCGCGAAGCGCCTCTACAAAACGAACCCGACGATTCGTTGGCCACAATCCTGCAGCCAGCAAATCTCGCAGTCGATAATTTTCCCCTACGGCAGAACCAAGTTCTACTAATGTTTTCCAACCAATCGAAACTTCAACTACAAATCTCGGTACGTCCAAAAAGGGTGGCTTTCAGCTCCCATAATAAAATATAACACCAAACTAAACCTTCTTCACTTCCTGCGTAATGTATAATTTGTAAATCGCCGAGTGGTAAATGTCCTTGTGGCGTACTTTCAAGTTCAACAAAACAAAAGTTGCTGTAATTCTTCCACTCTCCGTTCTCTCGCCAGCCAACAGCCTCGCCAAATTCTTCCCAAACTCTAACCTCGACTGCATTCGTACTATCTAATTTTCGCTCGATTTGTTTTCGTTTCGGCAGTTTTCCTTGCATCAGCCGAGTTACAGCGTCGCCGAACTTTTCCCAAATTTTTACATTTTTGGCTTCGGTACCACCTAAACTTTGGTAAATTTGTTGTTGAATGCTGAAACCAAAATGTCCGTTGCTATAGTTGGTCCACAAACGGTCGATGGTTTGCAAATCTTTACAGGGAAACTTCTTGATATCTTCTGGATACAACCATTCTTCTTGTTTTCGGCGAGCTACCTTTAACATAGCATATGCAGTTTCTTTGTCAGCTTCTTGCCATTTGCCGGTAGCTAGCAAATTTTGCAATCGCGTATAATCGTAGCCAACTGCAGAACGCAGTTC of Geitlerinema sp. PCC 9228 contains these proteins:
- a CDS encoding 4Fe-4S single cluster domain-containing protein: MTSLNLAEICPNSRTLGPGNRFIIWVQGCCFRCRDCISPEWIPQKTATLVSPQRLGDLILSTADIEGITISGGEPMLQAAALSELLAYLRSHSDLSAICYSGFTLSQLRQKSDRDIEALLAKLDVLIDGQYIPELNDNRGWRGSQNQTVHFLTSRYRHQAEKFTQRRRDVEIHIRNEEALMVGVPPHNFRETFHQAIDISIKQLGFRVVQIFVKFLNVWRRI
- a CDS encoding AAA family ATPase; this encodes MNYNIYISERFKRAVTLHIVKNLLPDPPFQAPLLLGIHGPSGYGKTFQCECILREMGIEEFLISGGQLESGTAGEPAKLVREQYIAASRSIQKGESKAAAVLINDVDTGLGNWGEQVQTTINTQTVYGELMHLVDYPTSVEGRRTERIPIILTGNDFTKLYDPLVRAGRMEAFEWNPTVQEKSEIVSGIFPELEPKDCQQLVHDFPNCSIAFFSHLRSIILDDLLWESIQTQGGGRYVIDQLIRGYQFPFGKYFTTNMIYKNIYLAGKELLNSGQLVNHLKK